In Thalassotalea fonticola, a single genomic region encodes these proteins:
- a CDS encoding PAS domain S-box protein produces MFSQSLIASIILLIALLVFVIKKIHSQTQKKLTDILQDSESKRLVVGAIGLFLLIISVIIYYGLTQIKQQINAQASESLITVVEAAESSLETWYEARVASIHLLSEDHENIIQAEQLVKLPKDRIKANPHLIRLRDYFNELPDEYRNIGFFIISKDRYNYASFRDSNLGQINIIQQHRPKLLDRVFAGETVLIPPIRSDVPLYEVQKGLGAHNTTMFIAAPMKNSKGEIFAAITIRIDPFKELFNIAKAGRVGLSGETYFTDENGLLISSSRFEKDLAAVGLLTGGQSSILNVHLRDPGFLLTPDNPYVESNADLPLTLSAAQLSQHQDGANMNGYRDYRGQTVLGAWRWNDNIGFGIITEIDLKEVQQGYTKLRFTIVSVLISIIILTALLANIAMNIVKRMNLNLLKANSDLESRVAQRTQELSDRESKLWDLYENSPVANATVLTTGKFSKHNSVFAELTGHSRTDFDSLHWQDLLPADETAKQGLKLFQSAVEGISQKDINITILNTKGEPLQIAASAIPANNSDEIRLSLVDISQREEALSKLSENEQKFRSIITNLPGTVFRYELFDNWREHSPIIYISDKIRNITGYNAADYLGENPRRSIKSIAYKDDWAEVEKQVDIAISESKPVDIQFRLSNKNGECRVIVLKALALIDQQSKRQYFDGVLVDITEQVQLKADLRESEYRSKTILKSIGDGVVVIDSKGIVQEFSPAAEQMFGYSANEMIGHNINRIQPDDIALQHDKFLNNYKGEKTSSVVGNISELQGQHKNGRVIPIDLSVRETVLDNQKMFIGVIRDVSDRHQQEKLLKESEERLDAATYGARIGLWEFFPEKGNARVNTMWATMLGYAPSEIMEKNEKWSFIKGGLKTWRELIHPDDWDHTEQNMQTYLKGNDQEFRHEFRIRCKDGQYKWILDIGRTTENDEQGLPSRICGVHIDITERKQLELNYEKAKFTAEDANRAKSDFLANMSHEIRTPMNAIIGMSHLALATELNKKQRNYIDKVHRSAESLLGIINDILDFSKIEAGKLDIETIEFDLGDVLENLVNFVSIKAEEKQLELLFDIEQDLPMALVGDPLRLTQILINLANNAVKFTDDGEVVLNICQQFISEDYVELKFSVEDTGIGMNEDQQARLFQPFTQADASTTRKHGGTGLGLAISKKIVSLMGGEISLESELGKGSIFSFTVTFNRQQAKEKKQLIPAKQITRVLVVDDNAHAREIFSKMAMSLGYDVATAENAAKGLELLKDSDLHKPFELVLMDWQMPTMDGIEAITIIENKLNLKHPPTIFMVTAYGREELNMQIGRLNVTTILTKPVTTSSLNDAIVDALGAKHFDIKDSNSRRDKSKDAINLLQGADILAVEDNEVNQELIMGLLTNNGINCFLANNGLEAIQMIEKQFFDGVLMDCQMPVMDGYTATKKLRENPKFANLPIIAMTANAMAGDREKALSAGMNDHIPKPINVAAMFQIMANWIKPLQQEIESSEIPVEESTVSLPDSLQTIDIDDGLTRTMGDKKLYLKLLIKFSEGQQDFIEQYNNALDDKDMELTTRLAHTLKGLAGNIGAKELLVSAQLLETQSATKQVTSKSVQDVDKKLASVLAELVPVIKENQQKQSVQTLEVNIDVQPILTKLATMLDDYDTETADYINEQEATLRTIDTNGWFKSLRLAIEGYDYDQATDLVNQKIEK; encoded by the coding sequence ATGTTCAGCCAATCGCTCATTGCTTCCATTATTTTGCTTATTGCTCTGCTCGTTTTTGTGATTAAAAAAATTCACTCCCAAACTCAAAAAAAACTGACCGACATCTTACAAGACTCTGAATCGAAACGACTCGTTGTTGGCGCCATAGGCCTATTTTTACTGATCATTTCGGTGATCATTTACTATGGATTAACGCAAATAAAGCAGCAAATAAACGCCCAGGCGAGTGAATCTTTAATTACCGTAGTTGAAGCAGCAGAATCTTCATTGGAAACCTGGTATGAAGCTCGTGTCGCCTCTATCCATTTGTTATCAGAAGATCATGAAAACATTATCCAAGCCGAGCAATTGGTAAAACTGCCGAAGGATCGGATTAAAGCCAATCCCCACCTGATCAGATTACGTGATTATTTTAACGAATTGCCCGACGAATATCGCAACATTGGCTTTTTCATTATTTCCAAAGACAGGTACAACTATGCGTCTTTTCGTGATTCAAACTTAGGGCAGATAAATATCATCCAACAGCACAGACCTAAATTGTTAGATCGAGTGTTTGCGGGTGAAACCGTATTGATACCGCCAATTAGAAGTGACGTCCCTCTGTATGAAGTACAGAAAGGTTTAGGCGCGCATAATACCACCATGTTTATTGCCGCTCCGATGAAAAACAGTAAAGGTGAGATCTTTGCTGCCATAACTATACGTATCGACCCCTTTAAGGAATTATTTAATATTGCTAAAGCAGGTCGTGTTGGCCTGAGCGGGGAGACGTACTTTACCGACGAAAATGGCTTATTAATTTCCAGTAGCCGTTTTGAAAAAGATCTTGCCGCCGTTGGCCTGTTAACCGGTGGTCAGTCAAGCATTTTAAATGTGCATCTGCGTGACCCTGGATTTTTACTCACCCCGGATAATCCGTATGTTGAATCTAATGCGGATTTGCCACTGACATTAAGTGCTGCGCAACTGAGTCAACATCAAGATGGTGCTAATATGAATGGTTACCGGGATTACCGAGGCCAAACGGTGCTTGGTGCCTGGCGTTGGAATGACAATATTGGCTTTGGCATCATCACTGAAATCGATCTCAAAGAAGTGCAGCAGGGCTATACCAAGTTAAGATTTACCATAGTATCGGTGTTGATCAGTATTATCATATTAACCGCGTTGTTGGCCAATATCGCCATGAACATAGTCAAGCGGATGAATTTAAATTTGCTAAAGGCCAATTCCGATTTAGAGTCACGGGTAGCACAAAGAACCCAAGAATTATCAGACCGCGAGAGTAAACTTTGGGATCTTTACGAAAATTCTCCGGTAGCCAATGCCACAGTATTAACCACAGGAAAGTTCAGTAAACATAATAGTGTGTTCGCCGAACTTACCGGACATAGTCGTACAGATTTTGATTCTCTGCACTGGCAAGATTTATTGCCTGCCGATGAAACTGCAAAACAAGGTTTAAAGCTGTTCCAGTCGGCCGTTGAAGGAATTTCTCAAAAAGATATTAATATCACCATTCTAAATACCAAAGGTGAACCTTTGCAAATAGCTGCATCAGCGATACCAGCAAACAATAGTGATGAGATCCGTTTATCTTTAGTTGATATAAGCCAGCGCGAAGAAGCCCTCAGCAAACTGTCTGAAAACGAACAGAAGTTTCGCTCAATTATTACCAATTTGCCTGGTACTGTATTTCGTTATGAATTATTTGATAACTGGCGTGAACATAGCCCGATTATTTACATCTCCGACAAAATTAGAAATATCACCGGCTATAATGCTGCTGATTATTTAGGGGAGAACCCGCGACGAAGCATTAAATCAATTGCCTATAAAGATGACTGGGCAGAAGTTGAAAAACAAGTGGACATCGCCATCTCCGAAAGCAAGCCGGTTGACATTCAGTTTCGCTTATCCAACAAAAATGGCGAATGCCGAGTTATCGTATTAAAGGCTTTGGCGTTGATTGATCAACAAAGTAAGCGTCAATATTTTGACGGTGTGCTGGTCGATATTACCGAGCAAGTACAATTAAAAGCGGATTTACGTGAAAGTGAATATCGCTCTAAAACCATTTTGAAAAGTATCGGCGATGGAGTTGTGGTCATCGACAGCAAAGGCATAGTGCAAGAATTTAGCCCGGCGGCCGAGCAAATGTTTGGTTATAGCGCCAATGAAATGATTGGCCATAACATTAATCGTATTCAACCCGATGACATTGCCCTGCAACACGATAAGTTTTTAAACAATTATAAGGGCGAAAAAACATCGTCTGTGGTGGGCAATATTAGCGAATTACAAGGCCAACATAAAAATGGCAGGGTCATTCCCATCGATTTATCGGTCAGAGAAACGGTGCTGGATAACCAGAAAATGTTTATCGGGGTTATCCGTGATGTCAGCGACCGACATCAACAGGAGAAGTTGCTTAAAGAAAGTGAAGAACGGTTAGACGCTGCCACTTATGGTGCTCGCATCGGTTTATGGGAATTTTTCCCTGAAAAAGGAAATGCTCGAGTCAATACCATGTGGGCAACCATGCTCGGTTATGCGCCAAGTGAAATCATGGAAAAAAATGAAAAATGGTCCTTTATTAAAGGCGGCTTAAAAACCTGGCGTGAACTTATTCATCCCGATGATTGGGATCACACAGAACAAAATATGCAAACTTACCTAAAAGGTAATGACCAGGAATTTAGGCATGAATTTCGCATTCGCTGTAAGGATGGCCAATATAAATGGATACTCGATATTGGCCGCACTACCGAAAACGATGAACAGGGGCTACCGTCTCGTATTTGCGGTGTGCATATTGATATCACCGAGCGCAAGCAATTAGAGCTTAATTATGAAAAAGCCAAGTTTACCGCCGAAGATGCCAACCGGGCAAAATCTGATTTCCTTGCCAATATGTCGCATGAAATCAGAACCCCGATGAATGCCATAATTGGTATGTCGCATCTGGCGTTAGCAACCGAACTCAATAAGAAGCAACGTAATTATATAGACAAAGTACATCGTAGTGCCGAATCCTTGTTGGGCATTATTAATGATATTCTTGATTTTTCTAAAATTGAAGCCGGCAAATTGGATATCGAAACTATCGAGTTTGACCTTGGTGATGTATTGGAAAATCTAGTCAATTTTGTCAGTATAAAAGCGGAAGAAAAACAGCTCGAATTACTGTTTGATATCGAGCAAGATCTGCCAATGGCACTAGTTGGCGATCCGTTACGTTTGACTCAGATATTAATTAATTTGGCCAATAATGCAGTCAAATTCACCGATGATGGTGAAGTGGTATTGAATATCTGCCAGCAGTTTATCAGCGAAGATTACGTGGAATTAAAATTCTCCGTTGAGGATACTGGCATTGGCATGAATGAGGACCAACAAGCAAGGTTATTTCAACCTTTCACTCAAGCAGATGCCTCAACCACAAGAAAACACGGCGGTACAGGTTTAGGCCTGGCGATTTCGAAAAAAATAGTTAGCTTAATGGGCGGTGAAATATCTCTAGAAAGTGAGCTGGGCAAAGGGAGTATATTTTCATTTACTGTTACTTTTAATCGCCAACAAGCAAAAGAGAAAAAACAGTTAATTCCAGCTAAGCAAATTACTCGAGTATTAGTTGTTGATGATAACGCCCACGCCAGAGAAATATTTTCTAAAATGGCAATGTCTTTAGGCTATGACGTTGCAACTGCAGAAAATGCAGCAAAAGGGCTAGAGTTACTAAAAGATTCGGACTTACACAAGCCATTCGAATTGGTATTAATGGACTGGCAAATGCCAACTATGGACGGTATTGAAGCCATAACTATTATTGAAAACAAGCTCAATTTGAAACACCCGCCAACTATTTTCATGGTAACCGCTTATGGGCGTGAAGAACTAAATATGCAAATAGGCCGTTTAAATGTGACCACCATTTTAACTAAGCCAGTGACTACTTCGTCGTTAAATGATGCCATTGTCGATGCTTTAGGCGCTAAACATTTTGATATTAAAGACAGCAATTCACGTAGAGATAAATCTAAGGATGCGATTAATTTATTACAAGGCGCAGATATTTTAGCCGTTGAAGATAATGAAGTTAATCAAGAGTTGATAATGGGCCTATTAACCAACAATGGCATCAATTGTTTTCTCGCTAACAACGGCTTAGAAGCAATACAAATGATTGAAAAGCAATTTTTTGATGGTGTATTAATGGATTGCCAAATGCCCGTAATGGATGGTTACACGGCGACGAAAAAGCTGAGAGAAAACCCGAAATTTGCTAATTTACCAATTATTGCAATGACCGCAAATGCCATGGCGGGAGATCGTGAAAAAGCCTTATCTGCAGGGATGAATGATCATATCCCTAAACCGATTAATGTCGCTGCTATGTTTCAAATTATGGCTAATTGGATAAAACCTTTACAACAAGAAATAGAAAGCTCAGAAATTCCAGTAGAGGAGTCCACTGTTTCTCTGCCAGATTCATTACAAACCATTGATATAGATGATGGCCTAACTAGAACAATGGGTGATAAAAAGCTTTATCTAAAATTGTTAATTAAGTTTAGCGAAGGCCAGCAAGACTTTATCGAACAATACAACAACGCTTTAGATGATAAAGATATGGAGTTAACGACTCGTTTAGCACACACACTAAAAGGCTTAGCAGGT